Part of the Marinobacterium rhizophilum genome is shown below.
AGCGATATACACTTACCAGCATCGTAACAGCCCCTTAGTAAGTTCTGATTTTCGGCGGGAAGGCATCAACAGTCTTGGGCGCAAAGTTCACCGCACGCTTGGTGATGCGCTTGTCTGCCGGATGGAACAGGGAGTGGCACAACCAGTTCTCATCATCACGCTCGGTAAAGTCGTTGCGCGCATGAGCACCGCGGGACTCCTTGCGAACCTCGGCAGCAATGGCTGTCGCTTCGGCCACTTCCATCAGGTTTTCAAGCTCGAGGGCTTCGATACGCGCGGTATTGAAGGCACCGGACTTGTCTTCCAGATTGAGGTTGGCAACACGCTCGCGCAGCCCCTTGAGCAGCTCCAGCCCCTTCTGCATGCTTTCGCCATCGCGGAACACGCCGAAGTACAGCTGCATGGTGCTCTGCAGGTCCTTGCGAACCTCAGCCACACTTTCGCCGCCGGTACTGTTATTCAGACGATTCAGTCGCGACATGGCCGCTTCGATATCGGCATCAGTCGCATCCAGGCACTCGTAGCCTTCCTGCAGCTGCTTCTCGATCTGGATGCCAGCCGCGCGACCGAACACCACCAGATCCAGCAGCGAGTTGCCGCCCAGACGGTTGGCACCGTGCACCGATACGCAGGCCACTTCCCCGCAGGCGAACAGGCCGTCGATGATGGTGTCGTTGCCGTCAGCATCAATGCCAATCGCCTGACCGCCAATGTTGGTGGCAACGCCACCCATCATGTAGTGACAGGTCGGCACAACCGGAATCGGCTCTTTCACCGGATCCACGGCCGCAAAGGTCTTGGCCAGTTCACAGATACCCGGCAGGCGGGAGTGCAGCACTTCCTCGCCAAGGTGATCCAGCTTCAGGAAGACGTGATCGCCGTCCGGGCCACAGCCACGGCCGTCGAGCAGCTCCAGAATCATGGAACGTGCAACCACGTCACGACCCGCAAGGTCCTTGGCGTTGGGCGCATAGCGCTCCATGAAACGTTCGCCGTCCTTGTTGACCAGGTAGCCGCCTTCACCACGGCAACCTTCGGTAACCAGCACACCGGCGCCGGCGATGCCGGTCGGGTGGAACTGCCACATTTCCATGTCCTGCGCCGGCACGCCTGCGCGCAGCGCCATGCCCATGCCGTCACCGGTATTGATCAGGGCATTGGTCGTGGACGCATAGATGCGACCCGCACCGCCTGTCGCCAGCACGGTGGCCTTGGCCTTGATATAAACGGTTTCACCGGTTTCGATGCAGATGGCGATACAACCAACGACTGCACCCTCGGCATTTTTCACCAGATCAACGGCATACCATTCATTCAGGAAGACGGTGCCGGCTTTCAGGTTGGCCTGGTACAGGGTGTGCAGCAGCGCATGACCGGTACGGTCAGCTGCGGCACAGGTACGGGCAGCCTGACCGCCTTCACCAAAGTTCTTCGACTGACCACCAAAAGGGCGCTGGTAAATACGACCAATCTCAGTACGGGAGAACGGCAGACCCATGTGGTCCAGCTCGAACACCGCCTGGGGACCGACAGAACACATGTACTCGATCGCGTCCTGGTCGCCGATGTAGTCGGAGCCCTTGACGGTGTCATACATGTGCCAGCGCCAGTCGTCATTCGGATCCGCACTGGCAATGGCACAGGTAATGCCACCCTGGGCGGAGACCGTGTGCGAACGGGTCGGAAACACCTTGGTGACACAGGCCGTATTCAAACCGGACTGAGCCAGCTGCAGTGCTGCACGCATGCCCGCACCACCGCCACCGACTACAATTGCGTCGAAAGTTAGCGTACGCAGCTTAGTCATTGCTTAGATACCCCACAGAATCTGAATGCCCCACACGACATAAATAAAGGTCAGCAGACCACAGACAGACTGGAACAGAAAACGCGCGCCAGTCGGCTTGATGTAGTCGGTCGACACAGACCAGAGCCCGATCCAGGCATGTGCTGCCATGGACAACAGGGCCAGCAGGGTGAAGATACGCATTGCAGTGCCGTCAAACAGTGCATTCCACTGTTCATACGTCAGTTCGTCACCGAACGCGAGATAGCAGATCATGAACGCGGCGTAGGCGACCAGAACGACAGCGGTTACCCGCTGTACCATCCAGTCGTACAGACCACTGCGGCCAAAACTCGTGATACTGGTTACCATACCCAAACTCCCACCAAAAGGACCGACACAGCACCGGCAATCAAAGTTGCCTTCGCTGCCATCTGACCGCTTTCCAGTTCTTCAAAATAGCCAGCGTCCATCACCAGATGTTTAACGCCCGCCAGGCAGTGGTATACCAGCGCTGACAGCAATCCCCACGCTATCAGTTTTGCAAAGAAGCTGTCTTCAAACATGACAACCGCTTCGTTAAATCCAGCCTCGGATTCCAGTGACAATCCCAATGCATACAGCATAAAGATGGCGCCAAAGAACAACGCGACACCCGTAATGCGATGCAAAATTGAAGAGATCGCCGGAAGGGGCTGTTTAATAGTTCGCAGATCTAGGTTTACAGGTCTTTTTTTGGTCACGGCTCTAGTTCACACTTGGCTGTTCTATTGCAGAACAGGGTTGCTAGGAAGTGCTCAGAGAGTAAATACCCCTGTCATCGAAGCTGCGAAAACCACCGTTGGCGCCGCAACTTCGGTGCGAGAGTATAAGCATTCCCCCTACACTTTACAATGAAACTGCACCCCCTCCACTTGCCGCCACCCCCCGCAAACACGCAAGAGCGCTGCATCTACAACTAATGGCCTATGGCTGCAAGCCCCTCCCCGCACGGCATTATCCGATTTTTGCTGCACTGCGAAGATAAGACCGCCCCCGCTAATTGACAATCCCGTTTCAATCTCTATATTGGGTGGGTCCAAATCGGACCTAGACATGAAGATGTGGCATGTCACGAACGTGCCACGGTAAAACTTACGACAAGATAGGAGCCGCAAATGGCTGACAAGAAAGCACGGTTGACAGTCGACGGTCTAGATGAAGCTATCGAATTGCCTGTTTACTCCGGCACAGAAGGCCCTGACGTAATCGACGTCCGCCCGCTCACCGGCAAAGGTCTGTTCACCTACGACCCCGGTTTCGTCTCCACAGCTGCCTGCGAATCCAAAATCACCTACATCGACGGCGACCAGGGCATCCTGCTGCATGGTGGCTACCCCATCGAACAGCTGGCAGACAAGTCCGACTACCTGGAAGTGTGCTACCTGCTGCTCAATGGCGAGCTGCCCACCGCCGAACAGAAAAAAGAATTTGTGCACATCATCAAGAACCACACCATGGTTCACGAGCAGATGAGCCACTTCTTCAACGGTTTTCGCCGTGACGCCCACCCGATGGCCATCATGGTTGCCTGCGTAGGCGCCCTGTCCGCGTTCTACCACGACTCCCTGGACATCAACGACGCGCACCACCGCGAAGTTTGCGCCTTCCGCCTGATCGCGAAGATGCCGACCCTGGCGGCCATGTCGTACAAGTACTCCATCGGCCAGCCGTTCATGTACCCGCGCAACGACCTGGGCTATGCCGAAAACTTCCTGCACATGATGTTTGGCACCCCCTGCGAGGAATACAAACCCAACCCGGTATTGGCCAAGGCCATGGACCGGATCTTCGTATTGCACGCCGACCATGAACAGAACGCGTCAACTTCCACAGTCCGCCTGGCAGGCTCCTCCGGCGCCAACCCGTTTGCCTGCATCTCCTCCGGCATCGCGGCCCTATGGGGACCGGCTCACGGCGGTGCCAACGAAGCCGTTCTGACCATGCTGGAAGAAATTGGCGACGAATCCAACATCGCGGAATTTGTGGAACGCGCCAAGGATCCGGAAGACCCCTTCCGCCTGATGGGCTTTGGCCACCGCGTCTACCGCAACTTTGACCCGCGCGCCAAGGTCATGAAAGCGACCTGCGACCAGGTACTGAAGGAACTGGGTATCGAGAACGAGCCGCTGCTGAAGATCGCCAAGCGCCTGGAACAGATCGCCCTGGAAGACCCGTATTTTGTCGAACGCAAGCTGTACCCCAATGTCGACTTCTACTCCGGCATCATCCTCAAGGCCATTGGCATTCCGACCAGCATGTTTACAGTGATTTTCGCACTGGCACGCACCATCGGCTGGATCTCCCACTGGAGCGAGTTCCACAGCAGCCCGAACCGCATCGGCCGTCCGCGCCAGCTGTACACCGGCTCGAAGAAACGCGACTACCCGGCCTGATAACACAGGCCAGTACCAGAGCCGCGCCCGTCGCGGCCCTGCTCCGAGCGCCAGGGACGGCGCTCCGCACGCCCCGCCCAAACCTTCTCTGCCCCTCCCTGCCCCTATCCGACTCTTGCGCATACAACACGCCCCGCTTGCCTTAACCGGGCACAGCAGCCTGCACAGCACCCAGGCACAGCCACCGAGCACCAGACACAAAAAATCCGGCAGCTCTGAAAGCCTGCCGGATTGACTGGAACACCTCGACAAGACACACACTGAAGACAGCGACCGAAGCCGCCACCCGGCAAGGCCCAGGCGACTGCCCAACAACAACCTACTGCGAACCACCTGGGTTGGGCTGATTTTCGTGCTGCTTGGCGTTAAGCAGAACCACTATTCGCCTTAAAAGATCGCAATAAAATCAGCTCAAATCAGCCGGCTCTCGCTACGGTCAGCATTGCCGGGCAGCCGCCTAGTCGAGCGAGGTTGACTCGATACGGTGAATGCTCAGATCGGCGCCGTTGAACTCCTGCTCCTGCGACAAGCGCAGACCCGCCACCAGCTTGACGCCGCCGTACACCAGCGCACCGCCAACCAGCGCCACAGCGATACCGGCCAGGGTACCCACCAGCTGCGACAGCAGGCTGACGCCCCCCAGCCCACCCAGCGCTTCGCTGCCAAAGATACCGGCGGCGATACCGCCCCAGGCACCACAGACGCCGTGCAACGGCCACACACCCAGCACATCGTCGATCTTCCAGCGATTCTGCATCAGCGTGAACAGCCAGACGAAGATTGCCGCCGCCACACCGCCGACCGCCAGCGCACCCATCGGGTGCAGCAAATCTGAACCGGCACAGACCGCCACCAAACCCGCCAGCGGGCCGTTATGAATAAAGCCCGGGTCATTGCGCCCCAACACCAGCGCCACAACAATGCCGCCCACCATGGCCATCAGGCTGTTGACCGCCACCAGCCCGGAGATGCCGTCCAGCGTCTGCGCCGACATCACGTTAAAGCCAAACCAACCAATGCAGAGAATCCAGGCCCCCAGCGCCAGGAACGGAATACTGGACGGCGGATAGGCGATCAGCCGATCACCACGGTAACGACCGTCACGGTTGCCCAGCAGCAGCACTGCCACCAGCGCAATCCAGCCACCTACGCCATGCACGACAACGGAGCCGGCAAAGTCATGGAACTGCGCACCGAAGCTGGATTCGAGCCACGCCTGAAAGCCGTAGTTACCATTCCAGATAATTCCCTCGAAAAACGGGTACACCAGCCCGACCGTCAGCGCAGAGGCGGCCAGCATCGGCCAGAAGCGCGCACGCTCAGCCACACCACCGGAAATAATGGCCGGAATGGCCGCCGCAAAGGTCATCAGGAAGAAGAATTTAACCAGCGTATAGCCGTTATTCTGCGCCAGCGTCGCTGCATCGGAGAAAAAGGTAACGTCGTAGGCAACCCAATAACCGACAAAGAAATAAACGAGTGCCGAAAAGCCAAAATCGGTCATGATCTTGACCAGGGCATTGACCTGGTTCTTGTGCCGCACCGTCCCGACTTCAAGAAAGGCAAAGCCTGCATGCATGGCAAACACCATGATCGCGCCCAGCAGAATGAAGAGTGTATTCGAACTCTGAATCAGGGTTTCAACCGCACTGTTAACCGTATCCAAGAACAGCCTCCTAGCAAAGGTGCGCCGTCAGCACGACACACTTCAAGCACCAATATCGTGCACTTTATTATTTATCGACCTATCCCGGTGCAACACAGGCTGCAGCGGACCCCGTATCCTTTCGACTCCGCTTCGCGACGACAAACCGTCACCTGCCCCGCACTCAATAGCGCCTGCCGCAGACCGTTGAGCACCGATATGGCGCACACCGGAATAATCCGCCCTGATATAAAGCATTATCCGTGCCACAAAACGGACCACCCTCGGACGGCCCCGGAACGCAAAACGCCGCATCCTGATGGATGCGGCGCCGCCGACTCACTCAACACTGGTGCCACCCGCCTTGCTAGGCCTGGTGACGAATCTCGAAGCAGACATGAATACCCTTGCTGCGCTTGAAGTCCAGATCCAGCGTCTTGGCCGTGATATCACGAATATCAAGCCCCGCCAGCGCCTCGTAGTCGAGCTCGAAACGACGGTAGTTATTCGAGAACAACAATACCCCGCCCGGGCGCAGCAGCTTCATGGCCGCCTGCACCAGGGACACATGATCGCGCTGAATATCCAGCACCTCTTCCATGCGCTTGGAATTCGAGAAGGTGGGCGGGTCGAGGAATATCAGATCAAAGGTCGCACCGCGGGGCTGATTCAGCCACTTGATGCAGTCCGCCTGAATAAACTGATTGGCCCCCCCGGCAAAACCGTTCAGCCCCATGTTCTTCATGGCCCAGCCCAGGTAGGTCGCCGACATGTCCACACTGGTGGTCGACTCAGCCCCCCCGACAGCGGCGTGCACCGATGCGGTGCCGGTGTAGCAGAACAGGTTCAGCACATCCTTGCCGAGGGCCAGCGACTGAATATGCCGGCGTACCGGCCGGTGATCCAGAAACAGCCCGGTGTCCAGATAATCATGCAAATTGACCCGCAGCTTGCAGCCATGCTCCTGCACTTCAAGGAAGTGGTCGGTCTGCCCCTGCCGCTCGTACTGACTGCTTCCCTGCTGACGGCGACGCTGCTTGAGCACCACGCGCTCCGGCTTGACACCCAGCACCTCGGGAATCACTCGGATCACATCCTGCAAACGCTCAAAAGCCCGACGCGGGTCAATCGAGCGCGGCGGCGCGTACTCCTGCACCTGCACCCAGTCACCGTAGCAATCCACCGCCACGGCATATTCCGGCATGTCCGCATCGTAGAGGCGATAGCACTCGATCTGTTCGCGCTTGAGCCACCTGGACAGCCCCTTGAGGTTCTTCTTCAACCGATTGGCAAACATCTGCGCCTGCTCGCTCACAGGCCCGGCCTGCTCCATTGGCAGCGGACGGTCGCGCTCGGCATGCAGTGCAAACAGGAACAGGCCACACTCGATAGCGCCGTTGTAAAGCTTGTACTGACGATCCACCTTGAGACCGATCACCTTGCACTGATCCGCATTGCCACTGAAGATCGCCACCTTCCAGCCACCGAACTGGCGCTTCAGCCGCTCTCCCATCTGGCGGTACATGTACATCAGTTCGGTTTCGTCGCCGATACGCTCGGCATAGGGCGGGTTGGTCACCAGCAAGCCCGGACCCGGCGCCGGCGGCGCCAGCTCGACCATATCCTGCTCGCGCCAGTCGATCACATCCGCAAGCCCTGCACGCTCGGCGTTCTGCTTTGCAATCTGCAGCACGGACGCATCGCGATCACAAGCGGTGAAGCGCACGGCCAGCCCCGCCAGCCCGCTGTCGCGCCGCTGCACGGCCTCCTCGCGCAGTTCGCGCCACAGACCCTTGTCATGCTGCAGCCAGCGACTGAAGCCAAACCGCTGGCGCAACAGCCCCGGCGCAATATCCGCCGCCATCATGGCCGCCTCGATCAACAGGGTGCCGGACCCGCACATAGGATCCAGCAGCTGCGGATGCGTCTGCGCCACGGTCGGCCAGCCGGCACGCCAGAGCACCGCCGCCGCCAGGTTCTCCTTCATCGGCGCCTGGCCTGCCCGCTTGCGGTAGCCACGCCGGTGCAGACTGTCCCCGGAGAGGTCCAGCGCGATGGTGGCCTTGCCGCTATAGAGATGCACATTGATGCCCAGATCCGGCTCGGCACGGTCCACGGTCGGGCGGTTGCCTGTGGCCGCCCGGATCTGGTCCACCACCGCATCCTTCACGCGTTGCGCACCAAAGTGCGTATTGATGATGTGCTCGGTACGCCCGGTGAAATCCACCGAGAGAGTACCCTGCGGACGCAAGTGATCCAGCCACTGCACCTGCTGCACGGCCGCGTACAGCTCATCCGCAGTGTTCACCCCGGACACCTGCAGCGGCAGCAGCACCCGGTTCGCCAGCCGGGACCAAAGACAGACGCGATAGGCATCGACCAGCTCACCGTCAAAATGAACCCCGGCCTGGGTTTCCTTCACCGATGCCATGCCAAGCGCTTTCAGCTCTTCCAGCAGCAGTCCTTCGATACCCTTGGGGCAGGTCACAAAAAAGTTCATCAGGCACGCTCTTCAAGTTGTCTCACACAGCCCGTCGCGGATACCGCGGCACGCAGCCGAATAAAGAAATTCATTCAATCTTAATAATTTTTCAATGAAAATAATTCACTACCTGACTATATCTGGCGACAGTAATTTAAATTATTGAAAAATATAACGTTTTTAGATGTTTTAGGCATAAGCACTATCACGTGACACACTTTCATAGTTTTTTAGGATCGTAACTGGCGCCGAATTCCGTTATCAATGAAAGCTGTGGTACACGAGAGGATCTGCCACACCTGCCGGGATCGGACGGTTAGGCCCCTTCCCGGGTTTAGAATTTTAGAGAGGCGTACTATGAAGACACAGAAACGCGATAAAACCTCTACTCTGTTTAACCGCGGTTTTCAGGCGGGCCTGGACGGGAAGTCCAAAAGCACCTGCCCGGTTAGCGAAATCGCTTTACGTACACACTGGATGAGTGGATGGCGCGAGGGACGGGAGGCCCACTGGAGCGGTCAATCCGGCGTCTCTGCAATACAAGCCAACCCATCACTGCACTGACAGCCCGGCACATCATAGCTCGAACCACCTAATTATCAGGATTTTAAATGGCTCCCCGCGGGGAGCCATTTGCCATCCGGCAACGCGTGAAACTAGCGCTGCCGCGCCTGCACAGCCCTGATCGCCTCAACCGAATCACTCACCAGCTGGGGCCCCTGATAAATGAACCCGCTATAAATCTGCACCAGGCTCGCGCCCGCTTCAATTTTCTCCGCCGCATCAAAACCCTCGGTAATACCGCCCACGCCAATGATCGGCAGGGCACCATCCAGTTCGGCCGCAAGCTGACGAATGGTGCGGGTTGAGCTATTGCGTACCGGTGCACCACTCAGGCCACCGTCTTCAATGCGCAGCGGGGAGTCCTCGACGCCGTCACGGGACAGGGTGGTGTTGGTGGCAACCACGCCATCCAGCTCATAGGTTTTCAGCGCCTTGGCGACCATGACGACTTCTTCATGCGTCATGTCCGGCGCAATTTTTACCGCAATGGGCACGTAACGGTCATGTAACCTGGCCTGGCGCGCCTGTTCGAGCTTGAGCCGGTTCAACAGGCTGTTGAGAGACTCGCCAAACTGCAGCGTCCGCAACCCGGGCGTATTGGGAGACGAAATATTCACGGTGATATAGCTCGCCCTTGCATAGACCTTGCGCAGGCAGTAAATGTAATCTTCGTCCGCCTTTTCGTTCGGCGTATCCTTGTTCTTGCCGATATTGATGCCCAGCACACCGTCAAAGCGGCTGCGCTCAATATTTTTCAGCAGCTGATCCACGCCCAGGTTGTTAAACCCCATGCGATTGATGATCGCCCTGTGCTCAGGAATGCGAAACAGGCGGGGGCGCGGATTACCGGCCTGGGCCCGCGGCGTGACAGTACCCACCTCCACAAAACCAAATCCCATGGCAGCCAGACCATCGATGGCAACACCGTTCTTGTCCAGCCCTGCCGCCAGGCCCACGGGATTGGGAAAGCGGATGCCCATGACTTCCACCGGGCAGTTTTCCGTGCGCGCACCGAGCAGACGGTGCATGCCCAGGTTGGCCACCAGGTTCATGCCGCCCAGAGCCAGGTCATGGGACAGCTCAGGCTCCAGTTTGAACATCGAATAACGCGCAAGCTGATACAACATGGATTATCCAATAGGGTTCGCAGAAATTAAGGCGGCATTATAGGCGACACAGCTGTTCCTGAACACCCGCCCGCCATCAGGGTCAAATCAGCCCACTCGATCAATCGAACACAGGCGCCCCTGGGGGTCAAATTGAATCACAAAGCGCCCGTACACCCCCTCATGCAGCACAAAGGGCTGCAGAATGCCGGCAGGGAAACGCACCCGCCGCCCGTCCAGCGCGGTTACCGTGACCTGAAGCCGCCCCTGCGACTGATAATGCCGCAAATAGTCCTCCCGACTGATCGCAAGCTCGAACTCAACCTGTGCCATGCTCCCCCCCTGACTGCCTGGCCGCCCCCGGCGTATCGCGCCTGATAATGCACCAATACTGCAACCAATTCGAGCCACTGCATCCCGGACACAAGCGGGTTGAGGGCAACAGCCCGACCCAAGACACGGTACTAACGTGTCCGATTCGATGCTAAAAGGCCCCAAAGCCGCGCCCTGCCCGCCAGGCTCTGCTATTGTTTTTGGACAGGTGTCGCTTTCTGGCAGCAGCTTGACAACAACGAGAATCGGCCGGCATGAAAAACACTTGGCACGAGAGCCGGCCAAAACAACGCCGGCAGCCCCGGCTTTCCAACAAGTCATTGATATGCGAGGGGGGTTACCTGATAATGACGCAGGACGCGGACCTGAAAACCTGGGCCATTTCAAGCTTGTATCTCGCTTGACGGCTTGCTCCAGAGTGGCCCTCTCGGGTCTTTCACAGCCAGCTGAAATAAAGGCACTATGCGCAAGCTGCCCTTAGTACTGAACCTCATCTGCCTGCCCGTCTTCGCTGACGTGTCGGCATACCTGGATCGAAATACGATCACGGCGCAGGACAGGGTTCGTCTGACGCTTGAGGCCGACTCGCGCATTCAGCAGGAAATCGATTTCTCTCCGCTTTACCGCGACTTCCAGTTTCTGGGCAGCAAGCAGCTCACGCTGTCGAGCCACGCCGGTGGCGACAGCCAGTATCGTACGCGCTGGGAAGTCCTGCTGCGGCCCAAGTCCGCCGGTGACATCACCGTTCCACCGCTGCTGCTGGGCCTCGAATCCAGCAACAGCCTGCAGCTCAAGGTACTGAGCGGAGCGGCCCGCGAAAGCGGTCTTCAGGGCGAACAGGTCTTTATCGAGGCCAGCCTGGACACCAACGAGGTC
Proteins encoded:
- the sdhA gene encoding succinate dehydrogenase flavoprotein subunit, whose product is MTKLRTLTFDAIVVGGGGAGMRAALQLAQSGLNTACVTKVFPTRSHTVSAQGGITCAIASADPNDDWRWHMYDTVKGSDYIGDQDAIEYMCSVGPQAVFELDHMGLPFSRTEIGRIYQRPFGGQSKNFGEGGQAARTCAAADRTGHALLHTLYQANLKAGTVFLNEWYAVDLVKNAEGAVVGCIAICIETGETVYIKAKATVLATGGAGRIYASTTNALINTGDGMGMALRAGVPAQDMEMWQFHPTGIAGAGVLVTEGCRGEGGYLVNKDGERFMERYAPNAKDLAGRDVVARSMILELLDGRGCGPDGDHVFLKLDHLGEEVLHSRLPGICELAKTFAAVDPVKEPIPVVPTCHYMMGGVATNIGGQAIGIDADGNDTIIDGLFACGEVACVSVHGANRLGGNSLLDLVVFGRAAGIQIEKQLQEGYECLDATDADIEAAMSRLNRLNNSTGGESVAEVRKDLQSTMQLYFGVFRDGESMQKGLELLKGLRERVANLNLEDKSGAFNTARIEALELENLMEVAEATAIAAEVRKESRGAHARNDFTERDDENWLCHSLFHPADKRITKRAVNFAPKTVDAFPPKIRTY
- the sdhD gene encoding succinate dehydrogenase, hydrophobic membrane anchor protein gives rise to the protein MVTSITSFGRSGLYDWMVQRVTAVVLVAYAAFMICYLAFGDELTYEQWNALFDGTAMRIFTLLALLSMAAHAWIGLWSVSTDYIKPTGARFLFQSVCGLLTFIYVVWGIQILWGI
- the sdhC gene encoding succinate dehydrogenase, cytochrome b556 subunit, with protein sequence MTKKRPVNLDLRTIKQPLPAISSILHRITGVALFFGAIFMLYALGLSLESEAGFNEAVVMFEDSFFAKLIAWGLLSALVYHCLAGVKHLVMDAGYFEELESGQMAAKATLIAGAVSVLLVGVWVW
- the gltA gene encoding citrate synthase; the encoded protein is MADKKARLTVDGLDEAIELPVYSGTEGPDVIDVRPLTGKGLFTYDPGFVSTAACESKITYIDGDQGILLHGGYPIEQLADKSDYLEVCYLLLNGELPTAEQKKEFVHIIKNHTMVHEQMSHFFNGFRRDAHPMAIMVACVGALSAFYHDSLDINDAHHREVCAFRLIAKMPTLAAMSYKYSIGQPFMYPRNDLGYAENFLHMMFGTPCEEYKPNPVLAKAMDRIFVLHADHEQNASTSTVRLAGSSGANPFACISSGIAALWGPAHGGANEAVLTMLEEIGDESNIAEFVERAKDPEDPFRLMGFGHRVYRNFDPRAKVMKATCDQVLKELGIENEPLLKIAKRLEQIALEDPYFVERKLYPNVDFYSGIILKAIGIPTSMFTVIFALARTIGWISHWSEFHSSPNRIGRPRQLYTGSKKRDYPA
- a CDS encoding ammonium transporter, which gives rise to MDTVNSAVETLIQSSNTLFILLGAIMVFAMHAGFAFLEVGTVRHKNQVNALVKIMTDFGFSALVYFFVGYWVAYDVTFFSDAATLAQNNGYTLVKFFFLMTFAAAIPAIISGGVAERARFWPMLAASALTVGLVYPFFEGIIWNGNYGFQAWLESSFGAQFHDFAGSVVVHGVGGWIALVAVLLLGNRDGRYRGDRLIAYPPSSIPFLALGAWILCIGWFGFNVMSAQTLDGISGLVAVNSLMAMVGGIVVALVLGRNDPGFIHNGPLAGLVAVCAGSDLLHPMGALAVGGVAAAIFVWLFTLMQNRWKIDDVLGVWPLHGVCGAWGGIAAGIFGSEALGGLGGVSLLSQLVGTLAGIAVALVGGALVYGGVKLVAGLRLSQEQEFNGADLSIHRIESTSLD
- the rlmKL gene encoding bifunctional 23S rRNA (guanine(2069)-N(7))-methyltransferase RlmK/23S rRNA (guanine(2445)-N(2))-methyltransferase RlmL, translating into MNFFVTCPKGIEGLLLEELKALGMASVKETQAGVHFDGELVDAYRVCLWSRLANRVLLPLQVSGVNTADELYAAVQQVQWLDHLRPQGTLSVDFTGRTEHIINTHFGAQRVKDAVVDQIRAATGNRPTVDRAEPDLGINVHLYSGKATIALDLSGDSLHRRGYRKRAGQAPMKENLAAAVLWRAGWPTVAQTHPQLLDPMCGSGTLLIEAAMMAADIAPGLLRQRFGFSRWLQHDKGLWRELREEAVQRRDSGLAGLAVRFTACDRDASVLQIAKQNAERAGLADVIDWREQDMVELAPPAPGPGLLVTNPPYAERIGDETELMYMYRQMGERLKRQFGGWKVAIFSGNADQCKVIGLKVDRQYKLYNGAIECGLFLFALHAERDRPLPMEQAGPVSEQAQMFANRLKKNLKGLSRWLKREQIECYRLYDADMPEYAVAVDCYGDWVQVQEYAPPRSIDPRRAFERLQDVIRVIPEVLGVKPERVVLKQRRRQQGSSQYERQGQTDHFLEVQEHGCKLRVNLHDYLDTGLFLDHRPVRRHIQSLALGKDVLNLFCYTGTASVHAAVGGAESTTSVDMSATYLGWAMKNMGLNGFAGGANQFIQADCIKWLNQPRGATFDLIFLDPPTFSNSKRMEEVLDIQRDHVSLVQAAMKLLRPGGVLLFSNNYRRFELDYEALAGLDIRDITAKTLDLDFKRSKGIHVCFEIRHQA
- the rmf gene encoding ribosome modulation factor is translated as MKTQKRDKTSTLFNRGFQAGLDGKSKSTCPVSEIALRTHWMSGWREGREAHWSGQSGVSAIQANPSLH
- a CDS encoding quinone-dependent dihydroorotate dehydrogenase; this encodes MLYQLARYSMFKLEPELSHDLALGGMNLVANLGMHRLLGARTENCPVEVMGIRFPNPVGLAAGLDKNGVAIDGLAAMGFGFVEVGTVTPRAQAGNPRPRLFRIPEHRAIINRMGFNNLGVDQLLKNIERSRFDGVLGINIGKNKDTPNEKADEDYIYCLRKVYARASYITVNISSPNTPGLRTLQFGESLNSLLNRLKLEQARQARLHDRYVPIAVKIAPDMTHEEVVMVAKALKTYELDGVVATNTTLSRDGVEDSPLRIEDGGLSGAPVRNSSTRTIRQLAAELDGALPIIGVGGITEGFDAAEKIEAGASLVQIYSGFIYQGPQLVSDSVEAIRAVQARQR
- a CDS encoding DUF2835 family protein, whose protein sequence is MAQVEFELAISREDYLRHYQSQGRLQVTVTALDGRRVRFPAGILQPFVLHEGVYGRFVIQFDPQGRLCSIDRVG